A DNA window from Cryptosporangium phraense contains the following coding sequences:
- a CDS encoding CpaF family protein, protein MTAGPPANSGPPADSPLHRWAPVNGTRPGIHAAPRPSLSGPAAVGPPSDEVTALRQQVAERLSARSRAADAAGEPPWTPERRRREAEALLGQLLQEQATAAIGAGRAPRNPAADQALSVRVLDALFGLGGLQPLLADPQIENINVNGADVVHVRYADGRRARVAPVAGSDAELVDLIRAIAARAGVEERRFDRGAPTLSVQLPDGSRLFAVMAVTARPSIAIRRHRHPTATLRDLTRLGTIDLGLEAFLAAAVRARRNIIVSGGMAAGKTTVLRALASAIDPAERLVTVEDALELGLDTDTRAHPDVVAMQARDANIEGEGQITTADLVRAALRMSADRVIVGEVRGAEVIPMCLAMSQGNDGSMATLHASSSAQVFLKLAAYAVQSAERLPLEATGLLVASAVHLVVHLDTTPDGRRVVASIREVVGADGAQVTSNELYRPSGDKRARPHVPPSDDLLTALTATGFDPKWLHNPDGWWPT, encoded by the coding sequence ATGACCGCCGGACCACCCGCGAACAGCGGACCGCCCGCCGACAGCCCGCTGCACCGCTGGGCACCGGTCAACGGGACGCGCCCCGGTATACACGCTGCGCCGCGCCCGTCTCTGAGTGGACCAGCGGCCGTAGGCCCACCCTCGGACGAGGTGACGGCGTTGCGGCAGCAAGTTGCCGAGCGGCTGTCCGCCCGCAGCCGCGCCGCGGACGCGGCCGGCGAACCGCCGTGGACACCCGAGCGACGCCGTCGCGAAGCCGAGGCGCTGCTCGGACAGTTGTTGCAGGAGCAGGCCACCGCGGCGATCGGCGCGGGCCGCGCCCCGCGGAATCCGGCCGCCGACCAGGCGCTGAGCGTACGGGTGCTGGATGCATTGTTCGGGCTGGGCGGGTTGCAGCCGCTGCTGGCCGATCCGCAGATCGAGAACATCAACGTCAACGGCGCCGACGTCGTGCACGTCCGCTACGCCGACGGGCGCCGGGCCCGGGTCGCACCAGTCGCGGGCAGCGACGCGGAATTGGTGGATCTGATCCGGGCGATCGCCGCCCGCGCCGGTGTCGAGGAGCGCCGCTTCGACCGTGGCGCGCCCACTCTGTCCGTCCAGTTACCGGACGGGTCCCGGTTGTTCGCGGTCATGGCCGTCACCGCCCGCCCGTCCATCGCGATCCGCCGCCACCGCCACCCCACCGCCACCCTGCGCGACCTGACCCGGCTCGGCACCATCGACCTCGGCCTGGAAGCCTTCCTGGCCGCGGCGGTGCGGGCACGGCGCAACATCATCGTCTCCGGCGGCATGGCCGCCGGAAAAACCACGGTGCTGCGCGCGCTGGCCAGCGCCATCGACCCGGCAGAACGACTCGTCACCGTCGAAGACGCACTCGAACTCGGCCTGGACACCGACACCCGGGCACATCCCGACGTCGTGGCGATGCAGGCCCGCGACGCCAACATCGAAGGCGAAGGGCAAATCACCACCGCCGACCTGGTCCGGGCGGCGCTGCGCATGTCCGCCGACCGGGTCATCGTCGGTGAAGTCCGCGGCGCAGAAGTGATCCCCATGTGCCTGGCTATGTCCCAAGGCAACGACGGATCCATGGCCACCCTGCACGCCTCCTCCAGCGCACAGGTGTTCCTGAAACTCGCCGCGTACGCGGTGCAGTCCGCCGAGCGGCTCCCGCTGGAGGCCACCGGCTTGCTCGTCGCCTCCGCCGTCCACCTCGTCGTGCACCTAGACACCACCCCCGACGGGCGGCGCGTGGTCGCCAGCATCCGCGAAGTCGTCGGCGCCGACGGCGCGCAGGTGACGTCTAACGAGCTCTACCGGCCCAGCGGCGACAAACGCGCCCGGCCCCACGTCCCGCCGAGCGACGACCTGCTCACCGCATTGACCGCGACCGGTTTCGACCCGAAGTGGCTCCACAACCCCGACGGCTGGTGGCCCACATGA
- a CDS encoding type II secretion system F family protein, with the protein MNVTLDTSTALAGLLGAGIGLGIVLVAAGLTVPPATEYGRARRQERDANGGLLSPSERASQWRRAAVVFTGGLLAALLTRWPVAGLLAGTAIWFAPAVLGPDRATTRAVARAEAIATWAEMLRDTLLAAAGLEQALLATAPAVPAPIHTEVAALAARIRAGQRLPDALRAAADDFADPAADLVLAALLLAAEHQARQLGPLLSDLAEATRQQATVQLRQAAERARTRTSVRVITATTLAMAAGLVVLNRTYLQPYDTASGQLVLAAVGGLFAAGFWWLTRLAHPPAPTRHLALSPEDPPPGQTAGEVSAARTSGPTPARGGARR; encoded by the coding sequence ATGAACGTCACCCTGGATACCTCGACTGCGCTGGCCGGTCTGCTCGGTGCCGGTATCGGCTTGGGCATCGTGCTCGTCGCCGCGGGACTCACCGTCCCTCCCGCCACCGAATACGGGAGAGCGCGTCGGCAAGAGCGAGACGCCAACGGCGGGTTACTGTCACCGTCGGAACGGGCTAGCCAGTGGCGGCGCGCCGCGGTGGTCTTTACCGGTGGGCTGCTGGCTGCGCTGCTGACGCGGTGGCCGGTCGCCGGACTGCTCGCCGGAACGGCGATCTGGTTCGCGCCGGCCGTGCTCGGGCCCGACCGGGCCACGACCCGTGCCGTCGCGCGCGCCGAGGCCATCGCCACCTGGGCCGAAATGCTCCGCGACACCCTGCTGGCCGCCGCCGGTCTCGAGCAGGCGCTCCTGGCGACCGCCCCGGCCGTGCCCGCGCCCATCCATACCGAAGTCGCCGCGCTGGCCGCCCGGATCCGCGCCGGTCAGCGTCTTCCCGACGCGTTGCGGGCCGCCGCCGACGACTTCGCCGACCCCGCCGCGGATCTGGTGCTCGCCGCGTTGCTGCTGGCCGCCGAGCACCAGGCCCGCCAGCTCGGGCCGCTGCTGTCGGACCTGGCCGAGGCCACCCGCCAGCAAGCCACCGTGCAGCTGCGGCAGGCCGCCGAACGCGCCCGGACCCGCACCTCCGTGCGGGTCATCACCGCCACCACCCTGGCCATGGCCGCCGGGCTCGTCGTGCTCAACCGCACCTATCTGCAGCCCTACGACACCGCCTCGGGCCAGCTCGTCCTGGCCGCGGTCGGCGGCCTGTTCGCGGCCGGATTCTGGTGGCTGACCCGCCTTGCCCACCCCCCGGCACCGACCAGGCACCTCGCTCTCAGTCCGGAGGACCCTCCTCCCGGTCAGACTGCCGGTGAGGTCTCAGCGGCCCGCACGTCCGGCCCGACACCAGCGCGCGGAGGTGCTCGGCGATGA
- a CDS encoding type II secretion system F family protein: MIVPLLLGAGLAAGVLLIAAGLWPPKPSLADELAALHAPPPASAGSASTGTVSAGSVTSDSGGWAARMAAPTVPVLAGLGLPRRSVRADLAVLGRPATLHLAEQAATALAGLFLPPLVAGSLALAGVSVGWVLPLWVALALAIGGFLLPDLAIHADADRRRAEFRHALSSYLDLVVVSLAGGAGVQAALHTSAQVGTGWANARIRDALQEAALTPQLTPWQALGRLGTELGITDLTELAATVSLAGTEGAKIRTSLRARATALRGHLLADLDAAGASATERMSIGVVALFAAFLLFLAYPAVSHVLTGL; the protein is encoded by the coding sequence ATGATCGTGCCCCTGCTGCTCGGCGCCGGACTGGCCGCCGGTGTGCTGCTGATCGCCGCCGGGCTGTGGCCGCCCAAGCCCTCCCTGGCCGACGAGCTCGCCGCGCTCCACGCCCCACCACCGGCGTCGGCGGGATCAGCGTCGACAGGCACGGTGTCAGCCGGTTCGGTTACTTCGGATTCGGGTGGGTGGGCCGCGCGGATGGCCGCGCCCACGGTGCCGGTGCTGGCCGGACTCGGACTGCCGCGCCGCTCCGTACGCGCGGACCTCGCAGTCCTCGGCCGCCCAGCCACGCTGCACCTGGCCGAACAAGCCGCCACCGCCCTGGCCGGACTCTTTCTTCCCCCACTCGTGGCCGGGTCGCTCGCGCTGGCCGGCGTGAGCGTCGGATGGGTCCTGCCGCTCTGGGTCGCCCTCGCCCTCGCGATCGGCGGATTCCTCCTCCCGGATCTGGCCATCCACGCCGACGCCGACCGCCGCCGCGCCGAGTTTCGGCACGCCCTGTCCTCCTACCTCGACCTCGTCGTCGTCTCCCTCGCGGGCGGCGCCGGGGTCCAGGCCGCCCTGCACACCAGCGCGCAGGTCGGCACCGGCTGGGCCAACGCCCGGATCCGCGACGCCCTGCAGGAGGCCGCGCTCACCCCCCAGCTGACCCCCTGGCAGGCCCTCGGCCGGCTCGGCACCGAACTCGGCATCACCGACCTGACCGAACTGGCCGCCACCGTCTCCCTCGCCGGCACCGAAGGCGCCAAAATCCGCACCTCCCTGAGGGCTCGCGCTACCGCCCTCCGCGGGCACCTGCTCGCCGACCTCGACGCCGCCGGGGCCTCGGCCACCGAGCGGATGAGCATCGGCGTCGTCGCGCTCTTCGCCGCGTTCCTCCTTTTTCTTGCGTATCCGGCAGTCAGTCATGTCCTCACTGGGCTCTAG
- a CDS encoding TadE/TadG family type IV pilus assembly protein: MPTLPRAPLCGRLLRLLAPTPHPRAHGPARRRARVRVRVRVRFRDSDRGAVSAELALATPLLLLLLMLVVQAALGWHAVHVADATVTRAADAARLAGATDADGQTTADTLTAQLGSGLLTDTQVAVSRSGGQVTVELTAHAPTVVPGLTWTVHRRATAPIEQTTLGGAP; the protein is encoded by the coding sequence ATGCCCACCCTTCCGCGGGCCCCGCTGTGCGGGCGCTTGCTGCGCCTCCTCGCCCCCACGCCACACCCACGGGCCCACGGGCCGGCCCGCCGCCGCGCCCGGGTCCGGGTCCGAGTTCGGGTCCGGTTCAGAGACAGCGATCGGGGTGCGGTCTCCGCCGAGCTCGCGCTCGCCACACCGCTGCTGCTCCTGCTGTTGATGCTCGTCGTCCAAGCCGCCCTGGGCTGGCACGCCGTCCACGTCGCGGACGCCACCGTCACCCGCGCCGCCGACGCCGCGCGCCTGGCCGGCGCCACCGACGCCGACGGCCAGACCACCGCCGACACGCTCACCGCGCAACTGGGCTCTGGGCTGCTCACCGACACGCAGGTCGCGGTCAGCCGCAGCGGCGGACAGGTCACCGTCGAACTCACCGCCCACGCGCCCACCGTCGTCCCCGGCCTCACCTGGACCGTCCATCGCCGCGCCACCGCACCGATCGAACAGACCACCCTCGGCGGCGCGCCATGA